ACTCGCAGGGTGTGTCCATATTCTCAACTTTTCCCCACTCACTTCCTCTGCTGGCTCTACTCACATTTCGTCATCCTTTGGCTCTTTGTGCTTTTACAGATTCCCCCAGCCTCCATGGCCCTAGGACAACTACCagtcccttccccctttccctagggaactccttttcccctttttttcttttcttttcttttttctttcctttatttactcCACACAATATGAGCCTTTCATATGGAACTGAGTAGGTAGGTACCCAGTTTCCACCGACACTGCTTTGGGAAACCCAGAGCAGGGGTAGGATCGCCCACTGTGAGATGCAgcccctccctcaccaccccctccTAATTTCAGTAGACTCCCAAATGAAAGCAATTATCCTTTTGATCAGTACTTGGAGCTTCTATCACAAAAGTGCCCTGGGGGCTGAGACTGGTATTACCCCAGATGTGACCTCTCAAATGCGAGACCCTTTCACATCTCATACAACCCCACAGAACAGGGGCAGCCAAACACTGCGGTCTAGATGGGACAGAAAGAAAAGccacaagaaaaatatatattccccACAGCACTCCGCTCGGAGTCTCCTTCTTCCTGTCACCAGTGCGACTTCTGCATTCCCTGTGGATTCCCGTCTTCCTGTATCCAATGCCGTGTAAATACTTCCAAGCTCCTCCTTACAGCAGGAACTTTACTCTCATTTTATTCCTCCCTGATTCTTGGGCCGCAACGCTCTCCTCTCCTGGACCCACACCTAGTCCAGGCCCCATGTGTGGCATGACACTGAGCCCGGTCCCCACCTGCCCGGTCCCCTACCTCCGCTTGTACTCGTCCCGCTCGCGCTTCACTTTAGCCAGGACGTTGTAGAGCGCACGGATCTCGGGGGTGATGGTGTCGATCTGGACGCCCACCCCGTCGGGGTGCACCCACGACAGGCCAGGCCCTTGCACCAGAGTGGGCTCCAGTCCCGGCCCGAGCCGGCGGGCGTGAGAGAAGGACCAGATGGTGCCGGGCATGAAGCGGGCTGACGAGGAgtaggaggtggaggtggaggtggaaggCGACGAGTGGCTGGCAGCGGAGGGCACGAGGGGCCCGGCTGGCGAGCGCGCGGGCGAGCCCAGCACCCGCGCCGACTGGGTGCAGACGGCGGCCGGCCGGGCGCCGAGGGGCAGCCCCAGGGGCCGGATGGGGCTGACGAAGCCGGTCTGCACGGCCTGGTCGCGGCGAGCCAGGCCCCGCCGGCCCTGCTTACCCTCCTCCAGCGCCTGCTGCAGCTGCTTCTCCAGCAGCCGGTTGCGGCGCTCCAGCTCGTGCACCTTGGCCAGAAAGCAGCGGAACCGGAGGTTCAGGGTCTTGAGCACGTTGATGTTGGAGCCCAGGTCGTTGCGGAGTGCCATGGCGGCGGGGGGCGCCGGGCCCGGCCCGGGCGGCGAGTAGGCAGCCGGGCCGGCCGGGGCGAGCGGCGCCGGGGACACGTCCCCTCCCCCGGCCAAGTGGTCGCCTCCCAGGGGTTCCCCTAGCGGTCCGGCCAGCCCCTGCTGCTCCTGTTGTAGGAGGAAGAGGTTGGGGCCGAATAACGGATTCATGGCTGCGTCTTCTGCTGGGAGACCGAGACCGCTACAGGAGCAGGGATGGAGGGCAAGGGAGAAGAGCCAATGAGGCGCCAGGCGGACGCGGAACAACCAATCAGACAGCtcggcgggaggggcagaggtcaggggggcggggaaggacagggaagaaGCCAATGAAAGGCTCATTTGGAGGCTGGCACCTGGACCTTTCCGGGTCTGAGGCTGAGCGGACCCCAGTCCACGCCTGCAATCCAGCCAGGGTGGCAGAAAGACATAAAATCCAGGCCCTTCAGTACTCCTTGGGTTCTGGTGGCAGGATGTCCATCCTCCCTACATCCCTATTGCCCTCCTCTCCCCGGAGTCCAACTACCCTAAGCTCTGACTCCATGACTCTTCCTCCCTGAGACCACGGAAACCCAGGAGCCTGAAACTGATTTCTCAGTATACCAGTTTCCTCTCTTCAGAGGGTCCCTGTCCCACCTTCCCAGCCCTACCCTTAAGCAGCAAAGCCAGGACCCAGTCCCCTCAAAAAACACACAGTGGCCAGAGAGTATAAAATGTGTATTAGATTTCATATGCACAGTGGGGACACCAACCTCACAGAGGCCATAGTTCCAAACCAGTGATTAACAGTAATGAACCACCCCTGCCTACTTTCAACCATTCGTCTAAGACGACAGATGGCTGCTGCCTCTGGACTGAGATTTTCTCCTCTTCGCTGGTGGGGGCCGGCTGGAACTGAGAAGGGACACAGTGGAAGTCTCAGGCCCCTTGGGGGTGCCATTCTGCTTCCGGAAGGCAGCTTTCTTGAAAGGCTGTTCTGGCAATTGCTGCTTTACCTTCTCAGCCCTTTTGTTGTTTCCAAGGGGCTGATCAGAGTCCTCAGGCTTGAGAGTGGCCTGGGTCTTGGAGAGGGATAGCACTGGCACTTCCGTGTCCGTGCCCCTGGAAGCATTCTGCTTTCGGAAGGCAACTTTCTTGGAGGCCTGTGGCATAGCTGACTGTTGCTTTAGTTTCCTAGGCACCTTTGGTCCCCTCATCACTTCAGCTTTTTGAGCTGGCTGGCTGCTATCTTGGAGCTTAGAAGAAGCTTGGGACTTTGTGTCACAAGATACAGTAGGCGAACTTGAGTCTGTCCCTTTGGAGATGCCATTCTGCTTCTGGAAGGAGGCCTTCTTGGGATGTTGCCGTTTCTGCAACTGCTGCTTTGCTTTCACAGCCACTCTGGCTTTCTTGGCAGGATGGCTGCTGCCCTTAGGCTTGGGGGTCATCTGATCTTTCACCTCAGGCAAGTCTAGGTTTGTAGGGGTGGAAGCTGCAGAATTTCCTGGTTTAAAATTAAGCATATGGTTTGAGAAAATGGGCCTCATCACTGGATCCTCATCATTAGTGGAGCAGGTAAATGGTATTAAGGTAAGAAAACTGTCTGGGTACTGTTGGCCAAGTGTTCCACACAGCTGGGATAGTGCCTAAGAGCACACTACCTAAATTCGTATTACTTAACATCACCTGGCCTTTACTCAAGTCATATTTGAACCTCGTATTAAGGAAAAAAggatcaaaaaataaattacgAGAAAGGGATCATTCCCCACCCATAGGCAAAAAGGTTTCAAACGAAGCTCTGTCCCCTTGAGGGCAGGAGGTAACAAGGCACTCTGAGGAGGAGGGAAATCCTGAATACACCTGAAGCACTGGGCTTTTTAAAtcaaagaccattttttttttcatgtggatttTGATGAGATACAAGAAAATAAGTCAC
The genomic region above belongs to Prionailurus bengalensis isolate Pbe53 chromosome B4, Fcat_Pben_1.1_paternal_pri, whole genome shotgun sequence and contains:
- the IFFO1 gene encoding non-homologous end joining factor IFFO1 isoform X9 is translated as MNPLFGPNLFLLQQEQQGLAGPLGEPLGGDHLAGGGDVSPAPLAPAGPAAYSPPGPGPAPPAAMALRNDLGSNINVLKTLNLRFRCFLAKVHELERRNRLLEKQLQQALEEGKQGRRGLARRDQAVQTGFVSPIRPLGLPLGARPAAVCTQSARVLGSPARSPAGPLVPSAASHSSPSTSTSTSYSSSARFMPGTIWSFSHARRLGPGLEPTLVQGPGLSWVHPDGVGVQIDTITPEIRALYNVLAKVKRERDEYKRRWEEEYTVRIQLQERVNELQEEAQEADACQEELAMKVEQLKAELVVFKGLMSNNLSELDTKIQEKAMKVDMDICRRIDITAKLCDVAQQRNCEDMIKMFQQEDSLEKVIKDTESLFKTREKEYQETIDQIELELATAKNDMNRHLHEYMEMCSMKRGLDVQMETCRRLITQSGDRKSPAFTAVPLSDPPPPPPSETEDSDRDVSSDSSMR